In Natronococcus occultus SP4, the following proteins share a genomic window:
- a CDS encoding cupredoxin domain-containing protein, producing MDDRTPSRRRVLVGAASAGTVGLASLAGCVGDEEEADDVDDADTDDPDADDDEDVVEIETREGEDGEPEFVFDPVIADVEPGDTVRWVNTDGVFHTVTATDSLEARIESGEFNGELSAEGDTVEWTPEEEGIQHYYCEPHVGFMIGTLAVGDVDGAELEDAEEIHEEPESIGEDADDADADDEDEAVDEEFVDVTGEDVVTVETRAGEGDEPEFVFDPAFVTVDEGTTIEWLNTDGVFHTVTSTNDIEVRSGGGDEFDAILSSEGATVEWGANAPGTQAYYCSPHAGFMYGAIGIE from the coding sequence ATGGACGACCGAACACCGAGTCGTCGCCGGGTGTTGGTCGGCGCGGCGAGCGCCGGCACGGTCGGGCTCGCCTCCCTCGCCGGCTGCGTCGGTGACGAAGAGGAAGCCGACGATGTCGACGACGCGGATACCGATGATCCGGACGCCGATGACGACGAGGACGTCGTCGAGATCGAGACCCGCGAGGGCGAGGATGGCGAGCCCGAGTTCGTCTTCGATCCGGTAATCGCGGACGTCGAGCCTGGCGATACCGTCCGGTGGGTCAACACCGACGGCGTCTTCCATACGGTCACCGCGACGGACTCCCTCGAGGCCCGAATCGAGAGCGGCGAGTTCAACGGGGAACTCTCGGCAGAGGGAGACACCGTCGAGTGGACTCCGGAAGAGGAGGGGATCCAGCACTACTACTGCGAACCTCACGTCGGCTTCATGATCGGTACGCTGGCCGTCGGCGACGTCGACGGCGCGGAGCTCGAGGACGCCGAGGAGATCCACGAAGAGCCGGAAAGTATCGGCGAGGACGCTGACGACGCGGATGCCGACGACGAGGACGAAGCCGTCGACGAGGAGTTCGTCGACGTGACCGGCGAGGACGTCGTGACGGTCGAGACCCGTGCGGGCGAGGGCGACGAGCCCGAGTTCGTCTTCGACCCCGCCTTCGTCACGGTTGACGAGGGGACGACGATCGAGTGGCTCAACACCGACGGCGTCTTCCACACGGTCACGTCGACGAACGACATCGAGGTCCGAAGCGGCGGCGGCGACGAGTTCGACGCGATCCTCTCGAGCGAGGGGGCGACCGTCGAGTGGGGGGCCAACGCTCCGGGCACGCAGGCGTACTACTGCTCGCCCCACGCAGGCTTTATGTACGGCGCGATCGGGATCGAGTGA
- a CDS encoding plastocyanin/azurin family copper-binding protein — protein sequence MVPYSNGRRRFLQVVGAAGVGMFAGVASADETDPEDNDVEDEPDVVVAVGADDELAFEPAQLPLSTGETVEFEWEGDGHNLAVTYQPDDADWDGEEEVQDAGHMHTHTFDIEGWYEYVCEPHEDEEMIGTILVCDIERPDVEEEEAEDDDVGY from the coding sequence ATGGTACCATACAGCAATGGGCGGCGACGATTCTTACAAGTCGTAGGAGCAGCCGGAGTGGGGATGTTCGCAGGCGTTGCCAGTGCTGACGAAACCGATCCTGAAGATAACGATGTAGAGGATGAACCAGACGTCGTGGTCGCGGTTGGTGCTGACGACGAACTGGCGTTTGAACCCGCACAGCTCCCCCTTTCGACGGGGGAAACAGTCGAATTCGAGTGGGAGGGTGACGGTCATAATCTTGCTGTCACCTATCAGCCCGACGACGCAGACTGGGACGGCGAAGAGGAAGTGCAAGACGCTGGACACATGCATACTCATACCTTCGATATCGAAGGCTGGTACGAATACGTATGCGAACCACACGAAGATGAAGAGATGATCGGCACAATTCTTGTCTGCGATATTGAACGCCCAGACGTAGAAGAGGAGGAGGCTGAAGACGATGATGTCGGCTACTGA
- a CDS encoding aminomethyltransferase family protein, with protein sequence MSGTNDQTGFPDLDQPDRTVPRNLRQTGDPGIEMLVSTRVRKSPFFHKSFNEEGAWRATVYNRIYHPRGLVEPEDGGAMAEYEALTEAVTLWDVAVERQIRVKGPDAEALTDYVITRDATGIEPMHGKYVILCNEDGGILNDPVLLRVAEDEFWFSISDSTLMQWLQGVNVGMEFDVEIDEIDVAPMQIQGPRSEDVMIDVVGESVSDIPYYGLMEAEINGCNVLVSQTGFSGEKGFEIYVRGATENAEAVWDPVLETVKDHGGRQIAPGHHRRIAAGILSWGQDMDHETSPFQVNLGYQVPDDKEGDYIGKEALERQRERIENGEYPFAYKLMGLKFAGEPVRDYAPDFWLVSDPDTEELCGYLTSPWYNPDLETNIGLGFVPAETLQEATDTPLDDRIYNEDLDLEFRVHLPDEYAEEAGEPVFATVAEVPFKESVNPSAREQAKLGARREAEANED encoded by the coding sequence ATGTCTGGTACCAATGACCAAACTGGATTTCCGGATCTCGATCAGCCCGATCGGACGGTTCCGCGGAACCTCCGCCAGACCGGCGACCCCGGTATCGAGATGCTGGTCTCGACGCGCGTTCGGAAGTCGCCGTTCTTCCACAAGTCGTTCAACGAAGAGGGCGCCTGGCGCGCGACGGTGTACAATCGGATCTATCACCCCCGAGGACTCGTCGAACCCGAGGACGGCGGCGCGATGGCCGAGTACGAGGCGCTGACCGAGGCCGTCACCCTCTGGGACGTCGCGGTGGAACGACAGATCCGCGTGAAGGGGCCCGACGCCGAGGCGCTGACCGATTACGTTATCACGCGGGACGCGACCGGGATCGAGCCGATGCACGGCAAGTACGTCATCCTCTGTAACGAGGACGGCGGCATCCTGAACGATCCCGTCCTGTTGCGCGTCGCCGAGGACGAGTTCTGGTTCTCGATCTCCGATTCGACGCTGATGCAGTGGCTCCAGGGGGTCAACGTGGGAATGGAGTTCGACGTCGAAATCGACGAGATCGACGTCGCGCCGATGCAGATCCAGGGGCCACGCTCCGAGGACGTGATGATCGACGTCGTCGGTGAGTCGGTCAGTGACATCCCCTACTACGGGCTGATGGAGGCCGAGATCAACGGCTGTAACGTGCTGGTGAGCCAGACGGGGTTCTCCGGCGAGAAGGGGTTCGAGATCTACGTCCGGGGCGCGACCGAGAACGCCGAGGCCGTCTGGGATCCCGTCCTCGAGACGGTCAAGGATCACGGCGGTCGCCAGATCGCCCCCGGACACCACCGACGGATCGCTGCGGGCATCCTCTCGTGGGGGCAAGACATGGACCACGAGACGTCGCCGTTCCAGGTCAACCTCGGCTACCAGGTACCCGACGACAAGGAAGGTGACTACATCGGGAAGGAGGCACTCGAGCGCCAGCGGGAGCGGATCGAGAACGGCGAGTACCCCTTCGCGTACAAGCTGATGGGGCTGAAGTTCGCCGGCGAGCCCGTTCGGGATTACGCGCCGGACTTCTGGCTCGTCTCGGACCCCGACACCGAGGAGCTCTGTGGCTACCTCACGTCGCCGTGGTACAACCCCGACCTCGAGACGAACATCGGCCTCGGGTTCGTGCCGGCCGAAACGCTCCAGGAGGCGACCGACACGCCGCTCGACGACCGGATCTACAACGAGGACCTGGATCTGGAGTTCCGAGTGCACCTGCCCGACGAGTACGCCGAGGAAGCTGGTGAACCGGTGTTCGCGACCGTCGCCGAGGTGCCGTTCAAGGAGTCGGTCAACCCCAGCGCCCGCGAACAGGCCAAGCTCGGCGCCCGCAGGGAAGCCGAGGCGAACGAGGACTGA
- a CDS encoding succinylglutamate desuccinylase/aspartoacylase family protein translates to MKHEHVTHTVTERTLARLPSGTDVSVTTHRYEGGDGPTAYLQAAQHGIELNGTAALRRLHDSLLGAELAGTVIAVPVVNSLAFDHGSYVTPQAVDAVNPNFNRVWPGDEDGTLQERTVASLWELIAAADVVVDLHSGTADMLEHVRFQGGERESRRLASVFGADYLMTDPEPDRSLEEYTGTLRGAARLAGTTAIVPELSNSRQVDREAARRGADGIRNVLGDLGMLRTEPPDPPSQTVLYDDGGRVGADHSGLFEPAADVAVGDRVAEGDELGTLYCPATYERRQSVTATTSGVLYSLTRESAVTAGEKLAGIAALE, encoded by the coding sequence ATGAAACACGAGCACGTCACCCACACGGTGACGGAGCGAACGCTCGCCCGGCTCCCGTCGGGGACCGACGTCTCGGTGACCACCCACCGGTACGAGGGCGGGGACGGGCCGACGGCGTACCTCCAGGCTGCACAGCACGGGATCGAGCTGAACGGCACCGCGGCGCTGCGCCGACTCCACGACTCCCTGCTCGGAGCCGAGCTTGCGGGGACCGTGATCGCCGTCCCGGTAGTCAACAGCCTCGCGTTCGATCACGGCTCCTACGTGACCCCGCAAGCTGTTGACGCGGTCAACCCGAACTTCAACAGGGTGTGGCCCGGCGACGAGGACGGCACCCTCCAGGAGCGGACGGTCGCGAGCCTCTGGGAGCTGATCGCGGCCGCCGACGTCGTCGTCGACCTCCACAGCGGCACCGCCGACATGCTCGAGCACGTCCGGTTTCAGGGCGGCGAGCGCGAATCGCGCCGACTCGCGTCGGTGTTCGGTGCCGACTACCTCATGACCGACCCCGAACCGGATCGCTCCCTCGAGGAGTACACGGGGACGCTGCGGGGGGCTGCACGGCTGGCCGGAACGACGGCGATCGTTCCGGAGCTCTCGAACAGCCGACAGGTCGACCGCGAGGCGGCCCGGCGGGGCGCCGACGGAATCCGGAACGTGCTCGGCGACCTCGGGATGCTTCGTACGGAGCCGCCCGATCCCCCCTCCCAGACAGTGCTGTACGACGACGGGGGCCGCGTCGGCGCCGACCACTCGGGGCTGTTCGAACCCGCAGCCGACGTGGCCGTCGGCGACCGCGTCGCCGAGGGCGACGAGCTGGGCACGCTGTACTGTCCCGCCACGTACGAACGTCGCCAGTCGGTCACCGCGACCACCTCGGGCGTGCTCTACTCGCTGACCCGCGAATCCGCGGTCACCGCCGGCGAGAAACTGGCCGGGATCGCCGCCCTCGAGTGA
- a CDS encoding phytoene desaturase family protein produces the protein MQSLDGESIVVIGAGVGGLSTACYLADAGADVRVIEKNEQLGGRASRLERDGFRFDMGPSWYLMPDVFERFFDHFDRTPSDYYGLTHLDPHYRIFFKDGDEVDVTPDLERTKRVFESYEDGAGEALERYLEKSRENYEVGMEHFVYEDRSKLRDYLDLDVARQARGLSLLGSMQGHVEDYFDHPKLQQIMQYTLVFLGGSPKNTPALYNLMSHVDFNLGVWYPEDGIGGVIDGIAELGRELGVEYETNRPATGVKGREGAFLVETPEGPLRPDLVVSNADYHHTDQELLPDERQGYDADYWESRTYAPSAFLLYLGVEGDVDELAHHTLVLPTDWEEHFEQIFEDPAWPEDPAYYCCVPSETDDDVAPDGHSALFVLVPIAPGLEDTPERREQYRDLVLDDLADHADTDLRDRIVLEERFCIEDFADRYNSYEGTALGLAHTLRQTALFRPPHRAKRVEGLYMVGGDTTPGIGVPMCLISGELTAEAVLEDHG, from the coding sequence ATGCAATCGCTTGACGGAGAGTCGATCGTCGTGATCGGCGCCGGAGTCGGCGGGCTCTCGACGGCCTGCTATCTGGCCGACGCGGGCGCCGACGTGCGGGTCATCGAGAAAAACGAGCAGCTCGGTGGCCGCGCGAGCCGGCTCGAGCGCGACGGGTTCCGGTTCGACATGGGCCCCTCGTGGTACCTGATGCCCGACGTCTTCGAGCGGTTTTTCGACCACTTCGACCGGACGCCGAGCGATTACTACGGGCTGACCCATCTCGATCCCCACTACCGAATTTTCTTCAAGGACGGGGACGAGGTCGACGTCACGCCCGACCTCGAGCGCACCAAGCGGGTCTTCGAGAGCTACGAGGACGGCGCCGGCGAGGCTCTCGAGCGCTACCTCGAGAAGTCACGGGAGAACTACGAGGTCGGGATGGAGCACTTCGTCTACGAGGACCGCTCGAAGCTCCGGGACTACCTGGATCTCGACGTCGCCAGGCAGGCCCGGGGGCTCTCGCTTCTGGGGTCGATGCAGGGCCACGTCGAGGACTACTTCGACCACCCCAAGCTGCAACAGATCATGCAGTACACGCTGGTCTTTCTCGGCGGGTCGCCGAAGAACACGCCCGCGCTGTACAACCTGATGAGCCACGTCGATTTCAACCTCGGCGTCTGGTACCCCGAGGACGGGATCGGCGGCGTCATCGACGGGATCGCCGAGCTGGGCCGGGAGCTCGGCGTCGAGTACGAGACGAACCGTCCCGCGACCGGAGTCAAGGGCCGGGAGGGGGCGTTCCTCGTCGAGACCCCGGAAGGGCCGCTGCGGCCTGATCTGGTCGTCAGCAACGCCGACTACCATCACACCGACCAGGAGCTGCTGCCGGACGAGCGCCAGGGGTACGACGCCGACTACTGGGAGTCGCGCACGTACGCCCCCTCCGCGTTCCTGCTGTACCTGGGCGTCGAGGGCGACGTCGACGAGCTGGCCCACCACACCCTCGTCCTTCCGACCGACTGGGAGGAACACTTCGAACAGATCTTTGAGGACCCTGCCTGGCCCGAGGATCCCGCCTACTACTGTTGTGTCCCCTCCGAGACCGACGACGACGTCGCCCCCGACGGCCACAGCGCCCTGTTCGTGCTCGTTCCGATCGCGCCCGGACTCGAGGACACCCCCGAACGGCGGGAACAGTACCGCGACCTGGTCCTCGACGACCTCGCCGACCACGCCGACACTGACCTCCGGGACCGGATCGTCCTCGAGGAGCGCTTCTGTATCGAGGACTTCGCGGACCGGTACAACAGCTACGAGGGGACGGCCCTGGGGCTGGCCCACACGCTCCGCC
- a CDS encoding translation initiation factor eIF-1A: MTENSGRRNLRMPNSDEVFAVVTEHLGGNHVQLQCADGEERLGRIPGRMKYRTWIEQDDVVVAEPWDWQDEKATIEWRYTSQDADQLRREGHID, translated from the coding sequence GTGACAGAAAACTCCGGGCGACGGAACCTCCGTATGCCCAACAGCGATGAAGTATTCGCCGTCGTAACCGAACACCTCGGGGGCAACCACGTCCAGCTCCAGTGTGCGGACGGCGAGGAACGGCTCGGCCGCATTCCGGGACGGATGAAGTACCGGACCTGGATCGAGCAAGACGACGTCGTCGTCGCCGAGCCCTGGGACTGGCAGGACGAGAAGGCCACGATCGAGTGGCGCTACACCAGCCAGGACGCCGATCAGCTCCGCCGCGAAGGCCACATCGACTGA
- a CDS encoding SDR family NAD(P)-dependent oxidoreductase encodes MDELTVVVTGGTRGVGRAVAGAFATEGATVVVGARDADAVAETVDELEDAGATAAGVRTDVRDEFDVERLVETASRTGPESGIDAIVAAAGVYHGAAGETPTDRESYSAFDDHWRINGRGVFATIREALPHLNEEARVLVPTGPIARDGKPGYGSYAISKATAEAVARGFATDTEHVVGCLDPGQVATRLSGGDGREPDDVAPMFVWAVTDAPAEDVDGAVLGLREWKRATR; translated from the coding sequence ATGGACGAACTGACAGTCGTCGTGACGGGCGGGACTCGCGGGGTCGGCCGCGCCGTCGCCGGGGCGTTCGCAACGGAGGGAGCGACCGTCGTCGTCGGCGCTCGGGACGCCGACGCGGTCGCAGAGACGGTCGACGAACTCGAGGACGCGGGCGCGACCGCCGCTGGCGTCCGAACGGACGTCCGCGACGAGTTCGACGTCGAGCGGCTGGTCGAGACGGCCTCCCGGACGGGGCCGGAGAGCGGGATCGACGCGATCGTCGCCGCAGCCGGCGTCTACCACGGCGCGGCCGGCGAGACGCCGACCGACCGGGAGTCGTACTCGGCGTTCGACGACCACTGGCGGATCAACGGGCGGGGCGTGTTCGCGACGATCCGGGAGGCGCTGCCGCACCTAAACGAGGAGGCCCGCGTCCTCGTGCCGACCGGGCCGATCGCGCGGGACGGGAAACCCGGCTACGGCTCCTACGCGATCTCGAAGGCGACCGCGGAGGCCGTCGCGCGCGGGTTCGCCACCGATACGGAGCACGTCGTGGGCTGTCTCGACCCGGGCCAGGTCGCGACCCGGCTCTCGGGTGGAGACGGTCGGGAGCCCGACGACGTCGCACCGATGTTCGTCTGGGCCGTGACCGACGCGCCGGCCGAGGACGTCGACGGGGCCGTCCTCGGGCTTCGGGAGTGGAAGCGGGCGACGCGGTGA